From Actinoplanes oblitus, a single genomic window includes:
- a CDS encoding molybdopterin-dependent oxidoreductase has product MSVEINGTPHERAPRPGQCLRTYLREEGCFGVKKGCDAGDCGACTVHVDGEPVHSCVYPAFRAEGRSVTTVEGLGTVDDPHPVQQAFLRAQGFQCGFCTAGLIMTTAALTEEQRADLPRALKGNLCRCTGYRAVADALAGRCHVWTEGPAVGSALGAPAGPQVVTGTARYTFDVEVPGVLHLKVLRSPHAHARIVAVDTAEAARVPGVELILTHQDAPDRLFSTARHENVAEDPADTRVLDDVVRFAGQRVAAVVAVSEAAAEEACRRLRVEYEPLPAVLDPVAALAPDAPLVHGDKRDRNVVAELHATMGDLAAGYAAADEVYEATFRTPRVQHAALETHGAVGWLDEDQRLVIRTSSQTPFLTRRALAALYDLPLDRVRVLTGRVGGGFGGKQEMLAEDLVALAVLRTGRPVKWEFTRSEQFAAATTRHPFTVRVKAGARRDGTLTAVELDVLVDTGAYGNHGPSVMFHGCHESVAVYRCAAMRTDARCVYTNTVPAGAFRGYGLGQVTFAVESVLDELSRRIGMDPVTFREVNVVRPGDDLTAPGDHVDDLGIASYGLDQCLARMRTAAGSAPEAPAGWLTGDGMAIAMIAAGPPGGHFADATIRALGEGRYELSVGTTEFGNGSTTVHAQIAADELGTTPDRIVIRQSDTDVVRHDTGAFASTGVVVAGQAVLRAARALRLTGGEVAHGHCDGTPRSVAFNAQWFRVAVDPATGELLILGSVHSADAGTVLNPLQLRGQIEGGVAQALGATLAEHLDIGPSGAVTTTTFPAVPPADVRRHAGHRGAPRRHLGRDRAARRQVDEREPVQPGGSGAGQRAARRHRGADDRAAVHRRPHLARDARGRSGRTGDDLTAGRGGPVSFPRGTG; this is encoded by the coding sequence GTGAGCGTGGAGATCAACGGAACGCCGCACGAACGCGCACCCCGCCCCGGCCAGTGCCTGCGCACCTACCTGCGCGAGGAGGGCTGCTTCGGGGTGAAGAAGGGCTGCGACGCCGGCGACTGCGGAGCGTGCACGGTGCACGTCGACGGCGAACCGGTGCACTCCTGCGTCTACCCGGCCTTCCGCGCCGAGGGCCGCTCGGTGACCACCGTCGAGGGCCTCGGCACGGTGGACGACCCGCACCCCGTACAGCAGGCCTTCCTGCGGGCGCAGGGTTTCCAGTGCGGTTTCTGCACGGCCGGCCTGATCATGACGACCGCCGCGCTCACCGAGGAGCAGCGCGCCGACCTGCCCCGCGCGTTGAAGGGCAACCTGTGCCGGTGCACCGGGTACCGCGCGGTCGCCGACGCCCTGGCCGGCCGGTGTCACGTGTGGACCGAAGGCCCGGCCGTCGGCTCGGCGCTCGGTGCCCCGGCCGGTCCGCAGGTGGTCACCGGGACTGCCCGGTACACCTTCGACGTCGAGGTGCCCGGCGTGCTGCACCTCAAGGTGCTCCGGTCGCCGCACGCGCACGCCCGGATCGTGGCCGTGGACACCGCGGAGGCCGCCCGGGTCCCGGGCGTCGAGCTGATCCTGACCCACCAGGACGCCCCGGACCGGCTCTTCTCCACGGCGCGGCACGAGAACGTGGCCGAGGACCCGGCGGACACCCGGGTGCTCGACGACGTCGTGCGGTTCGCCGGGCAGCGGGTGGCGGCCGTCGTGGCGGTCAGCGAGGCGGCCGCCGAGGAGGCCTGCCGGCGGCTGCGGGTGGAGTACGAGCCGCTCCCGGCCGTGCTCGACCCGGTCGCGGCACTCGCCCCGGACGCGCCGCTGGTGCACGGCGACAAGCGGGACCGCAACGTGGTGGCTGAACTGCACGCGACGATGGGCGACCTGGCCGCCGGGTACGCCGCGGCGGACGAGGTGTACGAGGCGACCTTCCGCACGCCCCGGGTGCAGCACGCCGCGCTGGAGACGCACGGGGCGGTCGGGTGGCTCGACGAGGACCAGCGGCTGGTCATCCGGACCAGCTCGCAGACGCCGTTCCTGACCCGGCGGGCGCTGGCCGCCCTCTACGACCTACCGCTGGACCGGGTCCGGGTGCTGACCGGGCGGGTCGGCGGCGGGTTCGGCGGCAAGCAGGAGATGCTGGCCGAGGACCTGGTGGCGCTGGCGGTGCTGCGGACCGGACGGCCGGTGAAGTGGGAGTTCACCAGGTCGGAGCAGTTCGCCGCGGCCACCACCCGGCATCCGTTCACGGTGCGGGTGAAGGCGGGGGCGCGGCGGGACGGGACGCTCACGGCGGTGGAGCTGGACGTGCTGGTGGACACCGGGGCGTACGGAAATCATGGTCCTTCGGTGATGTTCCACGGGTGCCACGAGTCGGTGGCGGTGTACCGATGCGCGGCGATGCGGACGGATGCGCGGTGCGTCTACACCAACACGGTGCCGGCCGGGGCGTTCCGTGGGTACGGGCTGGGGCAGGTGACGTTCGCCGTCGAGTCCGTCCTCGACGAGCTGTCGCGGAGGATCGGGATGGATCCGGTCACCTTCCGTGAGGTGAACGTGGTCCGGCCCGGGGACGACCTGACCGCTCCCGGCGATCACGTCGACGATCTCGGGATCGCCTCCTACGGGCTCGATCAGTGCCTGGCCAGGATGCGGACCGCCGCCGGCTCGGCACCGGAGGCGCCGGCGGGCTGGCTGACCGGCGACGGCATGGCGATCGCGATGATCGCGGCCGGGCCGCCCGGCGGGCACTTCGCCGACGCGACGATCCGGGCGCTGGGGGAGGGGCGGTACGAGCTGTCCGTGGGCACCACCGAGTTCGGCAACGGCAGCACCACCGTGCACGCGCAGATCGCCGCCGACGAGCTGGGCACGACCCCGGACCGGATCGTCATCCGGCAGTCGGACACCGACGTGGTACGCCACGACACCGGCGCCTTCGCGTCGACCGGTGTGGTGGTCGCCGGGCAGGCGGTGCTGCGGGCGGCGCGGGCGCTGCGGCTCACCGGCGGCGAGGTGGCGCACGGGCACTGCGACGGTACGCCGCGGTCGGTGGCGTTCAACGCCCAGTGGTTCCGGGTGGCGGTCGACCCGGCCACCGGGGAGCTGCTGATCCTCGGCAGTGTGCACAGCGCGGACGCCGGGACGGTGCTGAACCCGCTGCAGCTGCGCGGGCAGATCGAGGGCGGGGTGGCCCAGGCGCTGGGGGCGACCCTGGCCGAGCATCTGGACATCGGCCCGTCGGGCGCGGTGACGACCACGACGTTCCCGGCAGTACCACCTGCCGACGTTCGCCGACACGCCGGTCACCGAGGTGCACCTCGCCGACACCTCGGACGCGATCGGGCCGCTCGGCGCCAAGTCGATGAGCGAGAGCCCGTTCAACCCGGTGGCTCCGGCGCTGGCCAACGCGCTGCGCGACGCCATCGGGGTGCGGATGACCGAGCTGCCGTTCACCGCCGACCGCATCTGGCTCGCGATGCGCGGGGGCGCTCCGGGCGTACCGGGGACGACCTGACGGCGGGCCGCGGCGGACCGGTTTCGTTTCCGCGGGGCACGGGCTAG
- a CDS encoding L-lactate permease, whose amino-acid sequence MADALLAEQFQIVTDPVADSVALSAIFAVLSLLTLFLLLGVFRVRAWLAGLVALAVALIVAVTVYSMPVGQALLSASEGAAFGFFPILWIVINAIWVYNLTVVSGHFDVLRRSMERVSPDMRIQAIIVAFCFGALLEALAGFGTPVAVTVVMLMALGFPPIRAASVALIANTAPVAFGALATPITTLGTVASGASGDPRLTPDTIGAMVGRQTPILAVIVPLVLVSVVDGRRGVKQTWPAAVVAGVVFAVGQFVASNYISVPLTDIIASLAAAAAVVLLLRVWRPRESPHLAEGAVETGGVRTAVRRDAGVEVLRAYAPYLIIIVIFAIANLGPIKRALAEEPWTVVVKWPGLDVLGANGKPLASTNFTFGWLAAAGTLMVFAGILTAMVLRVGPGAALRAYGRTYVELRHAIVTVMAVLALAYVLNQSGQTNTLGAFLATAGSVFVFLSSILGWIGVAVTGSDTSSNALFGALQVQTAGKAGLDPLLLAAANSSGGVLGKMVSPQNLAIAAAAVGMAGREGDIFRKVVLWSGILLFFMCVLVTLQGTPVLDWMIPAG is encoded by the coding sequence ATGGCGGATGCCCTGCTCGCGGAACAGTTCCAGATCGTCACCGATCCCGTCGCGGACTCCGTGGCGCTGTCGGCGATCTTCGCCGTGCTCTCGCTGCTGACGCTCTTCCTGCTGCTCGGGGTGTTCCGGGTGCGGGCCTGGCTGGCCGGGCTGGTGGCGCTCGCGGTGGCGCTGATCGTCGCGGTGACCGTCTACTCGATGCCGGTCGGGCAGGCGCTGCTGTCCGCTTCGGAGGGTGCGGCGTTCGGGTTCTTCCCGATCCTGTGGATCGTGATCAACGCGATCTGGGTCTACAACCTGACGGTGGTGAGCGGGCACTTCGACGTGCTGCGGCGCTCGATGGAGCGGGTCAGCCCGGACATGCGGATCCAGGCGATCATCGTGGCCTTCTGTTTCGGCGCGCTGCTCGAGGCGCTCGCCGGCTTCGGCACGCCGGTCGCGGTGACAGTGGTGATGCTGATGGCGCTCGGGTTCCCGCCGATCCGGGCGGCCTCGGTGGCCTTGATCGCGAACACCGCACCGGTCGCCTTCGGGGCCCTCGCCACGCCGATCACGACGCTCGGGACGGTGGCGTCCGGTGCGTCGGGCGACCCGCGGCTGACCCCGGACACGATCGGCGCGATGGTCGGGCGGCAGACGCCGATCCTGGCGGTCATTGTGCCGCTGGTCCTGGTGTCGGTGGTGGACGGCCGCCGCGGCGTCAAGCAGACCTGGCCCGCCGCGGTGGTCGCCGGGGTGGTCTTCGCGGTCGGGCAGTTCGTGGCGTCCAACTACATCTCGGTGCCGCTCACCGACATCATCGCGTCGCTGGCCGCGGCCGCCGCTGTGGTGCTGCTGCTGCGGGTGTGGCGGCCGCGGGAGAGCCCGCACCTCGCTGAGGGCGCGGTGGAGACCGGCGGCGTCCGGACCGCGGTCCGGCGGGATGCCGGCGTCGAGGTGCTGCGCGCCTACGCCCCGTACCTGATCATCATCGTGATCTTCGCGATCGCCAACCTCGGGCCGATCAAGCGGGCCCTCGCCGAGGAACCCTGGACCGTCGTCGTCAAGTGGCCCGGCCTGGACGTCCTGGGTGCCAACGGCAAGCCACTCGCCTCCACCAACTTCACCTTCGGCTGGCTGGCCGCGGCCGGCACCCTGATGGTCTTCGCGGGCATCCTCACCGCCATGGTGCTGCGCGTCGGTCCCGGCGCGGCGCTGCGCGCCTACGGGCGCACCTACGTGGAGCTGCGCCACGCGATCGTCACGGTGATGGCCGTGCTCGCCCTCGCCTACGTGCTCAACCAGTCCGGCCAGACGAACACCCTGGGCGCCTTCCTGGCCACCGCGGGCAGCGTCTTCGTCTTCCTCTCCTCGATCCTCGGCTGGATCGGGGTGGCCGTGACCGGCTCGGACACCTCGTCGAACGCGCTGTTCGGGGCGTTGCAGGTGCAGACCGCCGGGAAGGCCGGGCTCGACCCGCTGCTGCTCGCCGCGGCCAACTCCTCCGGCGGCGTGCTCGGCAAGATGGTCAGCCCGCAGAACCTGGCGATCGCCGCGGCAGCTGTCGGCATGGCCGGCCGGGAGGGCGACATCTTCCGCAAGGTCGTGTTGTGGAGCGGCATCCTGCTGTTCTTCATGTGTGTGCTGGTCACCCTGCAGGGGACGCCGGTGCTGGATTGGATGATCCCCGCGGGATGA
- a CDS encoding amidohydrolase, protein MTAADLILMADRIHTMLPGPPPTAIAVAGGTITAVGGRADARDWRGPGTQVLDLGPATITPGLVDGHAHPVMGLSMTRGVDLSPVRTRDQLVRTLRAAPAPDGWIEGYGLNPDAFEGAPVTHAPLVEALGPDVPVFLVLFDAHSALVSPRALEIAGITGPRAFASGASVVCDADGTPTGHLLELEAAMVVHEMLPEDPPADRRARLRDLMNRMAASGLTAANAMDFGLDSLELFTALEADGELPLRWRCAPFVMPGDGLAKVVEQQRLSGRRWRVEGAKFMIDGTIDGGTAWLKEPDTHGESTACFWPDPREYAAAVEVLAGRDIPIVTHAIGDAGIRFVLDTLGRLPRPRLPHRVEHLETMPAELLGRFAELDVTASMQPTHCTHYTRADHTDNWSQRLGDKRADRGFRARDLREHGARLALGSDWPIAHFDPRGIMAAARLRRPAGEPSIAPVLPEQALTARMALEGFTTQAAEAAGQSDAGRIAPGFRADLSAFEVDPLTAGPDEFAESPVPLTVVGGSVYRF, encoded by the coding sequence ATGACCGCCGCTGACCTGATCCTGATGGCGGACCGGATCCACACCATGCTGCCCGGTCCACCACCGACCGCGATCGCCGTCGCCGGCGGGACGATCACCGCGGTCGGCGGGCGCGCGGACGCCCGCGACTGGCGTGGCCCGGGCACCCAGGTGCTCGACCTGGGCCCGGCCACCATCACCCCCGGCCTGGTCGACGGGCACGCGCACCCGGTGATGGGCCTGAGCATGACCCGGGGCGTCGACCTGTCTCCGGTGCGCACCCGGGACCAGCTCGTGCGGACGCTGCGGGCGGCACCCGCCCCGGACGGCTGGATCGAGGGCTACGGGCTGAACCCGGACGCGTTCGAGGGCGCCCCGGTCACGCACGCGCCGCTGGTCGAGGCGCTCGGACCGGACGTGCCGGTCTTCCTGGTGCTCTTCGACGCGCACTCGGCACTGGTCAGCCCCCGAGCGCTGGAGATCGCCGGGATCACCGGCCCGCGCGCGTTCGCCTCCGGCGCCAGCGTGGTGTGCGACGCCGACGGCACGCCGACCGGGCACCTGCTCGAACTGGAAGCCGCGATGGTGGTGCACGAGATGCTCCCCGAGGATCCGCCCGCGGACCGGCGGGCCCGGCTGCGCGACCTGATGAACCGGATGGCGGCCAGCGGACTGACGGCGGCGAACGCCATGGATTTCGGGCTGGACTCGCTGGAGCTGTTCACCGCCCTCGAGGCGGACGGCGAGCTGCCGCTGCGCTGGCGGTGCGCCCCGTTCGTGATGCCCGGCGACGGCCTGGCGAAGGTGGTCGAGCAGCAGCGGCTCAGCGGCCGCCGCTGGCGGGTCGAGGGCGCCAAGTTCATGATCGACGGAACCATCGACGGCGGCACCGCCTGGCTGAAGGAACCGGACACGCACGGCGAGTCGACCGCCTGCTTCTGGCCCGACCCGCGGGAGTACGCGGCGGCCGTCGAGGTGCTGGCCGGCCGCGACATCCCGATCGTCACGCACGCCATCGGCGACGCCGGCATCCGGTTCGTCCTGGACACCCTCGGCCGCCTGCCGCGCCCGCGCCTCCCGCACCGCGTCGAACACCTCGAGACGATGCCCGCCGAGCTGCTCGGCCGCTTCGCCGAACTCGACGTGACGGCGAGCATGCAGCCCACCCACTGCACGCACTACACCCGCGCCGACCACACCGACAACTGGTCCCAGCGTCTCGGCGACAAGCGCGCCGACCGCGGCTTCCGGGCTCGTGACCTGCGCGAGCACGGGGCGCGGCTGGCCCTCGGCTCGGATTGGCCGATCGCGCACTTCGACCCGCGCGGCATCATGGCGGCGGCCCGGCTGCGCCGCCCGGCCGGCGAGCCGTCGATCGCACCGGTGCTGCCCGAGCAGGCGCTGACCGCCCGGATGGCCCTGGAGGGCTTCACGACACAGGCCGCGGAGGCGGCGGGCCAGTCCGACGCGGGCCGGATCGCTCCCGGCTTCCGCGCCGACCTGTCGGCTTTCGAGGTGGATCCGCTGACCGCCGGCCCCGATGAGTTCGCCGAGTCCCCGGTGCCGCTCACGGTGGTCGGTGGGAGTGTTTACCGCTTTTAA
- a CDS encoding helix-turn-helix transcriptional regulator: MSLERLRVHLGAHPVPPPHRGAAHSLRDLLESHIVAGLPLRTAADRLHFAPAHLVRSFRHEFGMTPHQYVISRRVDRARRLILAGQPLSTAATRSGFYDQPHLTRHFKRILGVTPARFAP, translated from the coding sequence GTGTCCCTGGAGCGCCTGCGGGTGCACCTCGGCGCGCACCCGGTCCCACCACCCCACCGCGGCGCCGCACACAGCCTCCGCGACCTGCTCGAATCCCACATCGTCGCCGGCCTCCCGCTGCGCACCGCCGCCGACCGGCTGCACTTCGCCCCGGCCCACCTGGTCCGCTCGTTCCGCCACGAGTTCGGCATGACCCCACACCAGTACGTCATCTCCCGCCGGGTCGACCGGGCCCGCCGCCTGATCCTCGCCGGTCAGCCGCTCTCCACAGCCGCCACCCGGAGCGGCTTCTACGACCAGCCCCACCTGACCCGCCACTTCAAACGCATCCTGGGTGTCACGCCCGCCCGCTTCGCCCCGTGA
- a CDS encoding RICIN domain-containing protein, translating to MDDEDFGTDRDPLLVRPFVVQDGEPTESGSSGATWPAGTASDSPTQILPVFSGTAARKPRGPRRRRRPLLVAGVGAGVVTVLAVAGYTALRPVFEPTLSADLPDRPLPAVTGPAAASASPSPGDDAAGATTGSAGSTGTGGDSGHTRDPKPTASVAASSGPATTATTPATRTTASAEAGSTAGSGTTAPLPAAIAPSPLTAGTGALVSGNGLCLDVPNAIPSDDNSMQVFDCNGSIAQVWTLADDGTLRVMGRCALLVGDDTVHLADCDRRTPSLWRTTGAHEVINMASNECLTDPSGGARPGTRVVVVRCTGESHQRWSLR from the coding sequence GTGGACGACGAGGACTTCGGTACCGACCGAGACCCGTTGTTGGTGCGTCCGTTCGTCGTTCAGGACGGCGAGCCGACGGAGTCTGGTTCGTCCGGGGCCACCTGGCCCGCGGGCACCGCGTCCGACTCGCCCACCCAGATCCTTCCGGTGTTCTCCGGCACCGCGGCGCGTAAGCCGCGCGGGCCGCGGCGACGACGGCGGCCGCTGCTGGTGGCGGGCGTCGGCGCCGGGGTGGTCACCGTGCTGGCGGTGGCCGGGTACACCGCGCTGCGCCCCGTGTTCGAGCCCACCCTCTCGGCCGACCTGCCCGACCGTCCACTGCCCGCGGTGACCGGCCCGGCCGCCGCCTCGGCGTCACCGTCCCCGGGTGATGACGCGGCCGGGGCGACCACCGGCAGCGCCGGCAGCACCGGGACCGGCGGCGACAGCGGCCACACCCGGGACCCGAAGCCGACCGCCTCGGTCGCGGCCAGCTCCGGACCGGCCACCACGGCCACCACCCCTGCTACGCGGACGACCGCCTCGGCCGAGGCGGGCTCGACCGCCGGGTCCGGGACCACCGCCCCTTTGCCGGCGGCGATCGCGCCGTCCCCGCTGACCGCCGGCACCGGCGCGCTGGTCAGCGGAAACGGCCTCTGCCTGGACGTGCCGAACGCGATCCCGTCGGACGACAACAGCATGCAGGTCTTCGACTGCAACGGCTCGATCGCCCAGGTGTGGACACTCGCCGACGACGGGACGCTGCGGGTGATGGGCAGGTGCGCGCTGCTGGTCGGCGACGACACGGTGCACCTGGCCGACTGCGACAGGCGTACCCCGTCCCTGTGGCGGACCACCGGCGCCCACGAGGTGATCAACATGGCGAGCAACGAGTGCCTCACCGACCCGTCCGGCGGCGCCCGCCCCGGCACCCGGGTCGTCGTCGTCAGGTGCACCGGCGAGTCGCACCAGCGGTGGTCCCTGCGCTGA
- a CDS encoding VIT domain-containing protein: MIIYVNPMGAGELERVRQVPESGFGSMRTERGNLPLDRLDVSAAISGLVARTEVTAEFVNTHDTPLEATYVFPLPDRAAVTGMTMTADDRTVTAELHERGAAREQYESAIAAGRRASIAEEERPDVFTMRAGNILPGERIVVRLRLVGPLPFEDGAATFRFPLVVAPRYIPGAALPGPYAGDGQTPDTDAVPDASRISPPVLLPGFPNPLRLSLSVTVDPAGLELGEVRSSLHAVTEQDGTLRITPGERADRDFVLRLAYAPGGQTAIAVPDEEGDEGTWQLVVLPPEDATPPRPKDVVLLLDRSGSMGGWKMVAARRAAARVIDTLTTADRFAVLTFDHQVERPAGLESGLSEATDRNRYRAVEHLARADARGGTELLSPLATGLGLLADSAGRDRVLVLVTDGQVGNEDQIVHEVTPLIGGTRLHTIGIDRAVNAGFLGRLAALGAGRAELVESEDRLDEAMEHIHRRIGAPLVTGLSVAADGFLPIEGTRTPQRLPGLYPGVPLVLSGRFAGAAAGNLTVTGRTRDDQDFRTTVAVRERAEPAVTTQWARARLRDMEDAYTAGDDTLEPRIVATSLRFGVLCRFTAFVAVDERVVNEGGQVRKVTQPVEMPSGWEPPAAPIAAAGMILSAAQSPFPGGPAGVAPRIMPPSPPAPGAPRFAAARAESTRHTKSVPTSFDDAGAPEFLAGPAPAAASPAGQAGRPPVAGGVRGFGRSRRPAGAGEMSLAEVRDLVAVEVGRLRDAADRPAHERRDLLDDLASRLTVLLTPLTDEQFSPLRALAGLLTGDAPLDEKWSTAVRVLTDFGAAPGKPGPKPFWKR, from the coding sequence GTGATCATCTACGTCAATCCGATGGGCGCGGGCGAGCTGGAACGCGTCCGGCAGGTGCCGGAGTCCGGCTTCGGCTCGATGCGCACCGAGCGGGGCAACCTCCCGCTGGACCGGCTCGACGTGTCGGCAGCGATCAGTGGTCTGGTCGCCCGCACCGAGGTCACCGCCGAGTTCGTCAACACGCACGACACCCCGCTGGAGGCGACCTACGTCTTCCCGCTGCCCGACCGTGCCGCGGTGACCGGCATGACGATGACCGCCGACGACCGCACCGTCACCGCCGAGCTGCACGAGCGCGGCGCCGCCCGCGAGCAGTACGAGTCGGCGATCGCGGCCGGCCGGCGCGCCTCGATCGCCGAGGAGGAGCGGCCCGACGTGTTCACCATGCGGGCCGGCAACATCCTGCCCGGCGAGCGGATCGTGGTGCGGTTGCGGCTGGTCGGCCCGCTGCCGTTCGAGGACGGCGCGGCCACCTTCCGGTTCCCGCTGGTGGTGGCACCGCGCTACATCCCGGGCGCGGCCCTGCCGGGACCGTATGCCGGCGACGGCCAGACCCCGGACACCGACGCCGTGCCGGACGCCTCCCGCATCTCACCGCCGGTGCTGCTCCCCGGCTTCCCCAACCCGCTGCGCCTGTCGCTGAGCGTGACCGTGGACCCGGCCGGTCTGGAGCTCGGCGAGGTGCGTTCCAGCCTGCACGCCGTCACCGAGCAGGACGGGACCCTGCGGATCACCCCCGGTGAGCGCGCCGATCGCGACTTCGTCCTACGCCTGGCCTATGCGCCTGGTGGCCAGACCGCCATCGCGGTGCCCGACGAGGAGGGCGACGAGGGCACCTGGCAGCTGGTCGTGCTCCCGCCGGAGGACGCCACGCCGCCGCGCCCCAAGGACGTGGTGCTGCTGCTCGACCGGTCCGGCAGCATGGGCGGCTGGAAGATGGTGGCCGCCCGGCGCGCCGCGGCCCGGGTGATCGACACGCTCACCACCGCCGACCGGTTCGCCGTGCTGACCTTCGACCACCAGGTGGAGCGGCCGGCCGGCCTGGAGTCCGGGCTGAGCGAGGCCACCGACCGCAACCGCTATCGCGCGGTCGAGCACCTGGCCCGCGCCGACGCCCGCGGCGGCACCGAGCTGCTCAGCCCGCTCGCCACCGGCCTCGGCCTGCTGGCCGACAGCGCCGGGCGCGACCGGGTGCTGGTGCTGGTCACCGACGGTCAGGTGGGCAACGAGGACCAGATCGTCCACGAGGTCACCCCGCTGATCGGCGGCACCCGGCTGCACACCATCGGCATCGACCGGGCGGTCAACGCCGGATTCCTCGGGCGGCTGGCCGCGCTCGGCGCCGGTCGGGCCGAGCTGGTGGAGAGCGAGGACCGGCTGGACGAGGCGATGGAGCACATCCACCGCCGGATCGGCGCCCCATTGGTCACCGGCCTGTCCGTGGCGGCCGACGGATTCCTCCCGATCGAGGGGACCCGGACGCCGCAGCGGCTGCCCGGGCTCTACCCCGGTGTCCCGCTGGTGCTCTCCGGGCGCTTCGCCGGCGCCGCCGCGGGCAACCTCACGGTCACCGGCCGGACCCGGGACGACCAGGACTTCCGCACCACGGTCGCGGTGCGGGAGCGGGCCGAGCCGGCGGTCACCACGCAGTGGGCGCGGGCGCGGCTGCGGGACATGGAGGACGCGTACACGGCGGGCGACGACACGCTGGAGCCGCGCATCGTCGCGACCTCGCTGCGGTTCGGCGTGCTGTGCCGCTTCACCGCGTTCGTGGCGGTCGACGAGCGGGTGGTGAACGAGGGCGGTCAGGTCCGCAAGGTCACCCAGCCGGTCGAGATGCCGTCCGGCTGGGAGCCGCCGGCTGCGCCGATCGCCGCCGCCGGGATGATCCTGTCCGCCGCTCAGTCGCCATTCCCCGGTGGCCCGGCCGGCGTCGCTCCGCGGATCATGCCACCGTCGCCGCCGGCACCGGGCGCGCCGCGATTCGCCGCGGCCCGGGCCGAGAGCACCAGGCACACCAAGTCGGTCCCCACCAGCTTCGACGACGCGGGGGCACCCGAGTTCCTGGCCGGCCCCGCTCCGGCGGCCGCCTCCCCGGCCGGTCAGGCCGGACGGCCGCCGGTTGCCGGTGGCGTTCGCGGCTTCGGCCGGTCCCGTCGTCCCGCCGGCGCCGGCGAGATGTCCTTGGCCGAGGTCCGTGACCTGGTGGCGGTCGAGGTGGGACGGTTGCGCGACGCCGCCGACCGGCCCGCTCACGAGCGCCGAGACCTGCTCGACGATCTGGCCAGCCGGCTCACGGTGCTGCTCACCCCACTGACCGACGAGCAGTTCTCCCCGCTGCGGGCCTTGGCCGGCCTGCTGACCGGGGACGCCCCGCTCGACGAGAAGTGGTCCACGGCCGTGCGCGTGCTGACCGACTTCGGCGCGGCGCCGGGCAAGCCCGGCCCCAAACCCTTCTGGAAACGCTGA
- a CDS encoding MerR family transcriptional regulator — protein sequence MWTMEELVDRVRAALAAEYSGAPNGRVRDLPDPRSIRWYSTIGLVDRPLGTRGRNALYGPRHLLQLVAIKRRQAAGRTLAEIQAELAGAPEQTLTEVARVPAELLSTDPPPAPEAARPPFWKSAPAAPAADWAFPADHNPPFGTPPGAPDVLPPPADPGLAPLAADALLTGVPLGLGVILLVPGALHAGRLDRAELATAARPLLDLLASRGLTDRRDQ from the coding sequence ATGTGGACGATGGAGGAGCTGGTCGATCGGGTGCGTGCCGCGCTCGCCGCGGAGTATTCCGGGGCGCCCAACGGCCGCGTCCGTGATCTGCCGGACCCCCGCTCGATCCGGTGGTATTCGACGATCGGCCTGGTCGACCGGCCGCTGGGCACCCGCGGGCGCAACGCGCTCTACGGTCCCCGGCACCTGCTCCAGCTGGTGGCGATCAAGCGGCGGCAGGCCGCCGGCCGCACCCTCGCCGAGATCCAGGCCGAGCTGGCCGGGGCACCGGAGCAGACCCTGACCGAGGTCGCCCGCGTGCCCGCCGAGCTGCTCAGCACCGATCCCCCACCCGCGCCGGAGGCGGCCCGGCCACCGTTCTGGAAGTCAGCGCCCGCCGCGCCGGCAGCGGACTGGGCCTTCCCCGCCGATCACAACCCCCCTTTCGGTACGCCACCAGGCGCACCCGACGTCCTCCCACCGCCCGCCGATCCGGGCCTGGCCCCGCTCGCCGCCGACGCCCTGCTCACCGGCGTCCCCCTCGGGCTGGGCGTGATCCTGCTGGTGCCCGGCGCCCTGCACGCCGGCCGGCTCGATCGCGCCGAGCTCGCCACCGCCGCCCGGCCACTGCTCGACCTGCTCGCGTCCCGTGGGCTCACCGATAGGAGAGATCAGTGA